A window of the Budorcas taxicolor isolate Tak-1 chromosome 8, Takin1.1, whole genome shotgun sequence genome harbors these coding sequences:
- the LOC128052190 gene encoding olfactory receptor 13C7-like encodes MGKTNQSSVTEFVLLGLSGYPELEAIYFVLVLFMYMVILLGNGVIIIVSVCASHLHTPMYFFLSNLSFLDICYTSSSIPLFLSSFLTSKKTISFSGCGVQMFLSFAMGATECVLLSMMAFDRYVAICNPLRYPIIMSKNLYVPMAAGSWIAGGVNSMLQTSLAMRLPFCGDNVINHFTCEILAVLKLACADISVNVISMVVANMIFLVVPVLFIFISYVFILSTILRIPSSEGRRKAFSTCSAHLTVVIVFYGTILFMYAKPKAKDSSGIDKVQVTDKIISLFYGVVTPMLNPLIYSLRNKDVKAAVKNILCQKCFSGGK; translated from the coding sequence ATGGGAAAGACCAATCAGTCTTCTGTTACAGAATTTGTCCTGCTGGGGCTTTCTGGCTACCCAGAGCTTGAAGCCATTTATTTTGTGCTGGTGTTATTTATGTACATGGTGATCCTGCTGGGAAATGGTGTCATCATCATTGTAAGTGTCTGTGCCTCTCACCTGCATACccccatgtactttttcctcagTAACTTATCATTCTTGGATATTTGCTACACCAGTTCTTCTATCCCCTTATTTCTCAGCAGCTTCTTAACTTCAAAGaagaccatttccttctctggatgtGGAGTACAAATGTTTCTCTCCTTTGCTATGGGAGCCACGGAATGTGTCCTTCTAAGCATGATGGCAtttgaccgctatgtggccatctgcaacCCTCTGAGATACCCCATCATTATGAGCAAGAATTTGTATGTGCCTATGGCTGCAGGGTCCTGGATTGCAGGGGGTGTCAATTCTATGTTGCAGACCTCTCTTGCAATGCGGCTTCCTTTTTGTGGGGATAATGTCATTAATCATTTTACTTGTGAAATCTTGGCTGTCTTAAAATTGGCCTGTGCTGATATCTCCGTAAATGTTATCAGCATGGTTGTTGCTAATATGATTTTTCTTGTGGTCCcagtactttttattttcatttcctatgTTTTCATTCTCTCTACCATCCTGAGGATTCCTTCTTCAGAAGGAAGGCGcaaagccttctccacctgctctgcCCACTTAACAGTGGTGATTGTATTCTATGGAACCATCCTCTTCATGTATGCAAAGCCCAAGGCTAAAGATTCCTCTGGTATAGACAAAGTCCAAGTCACAGACAAAATCATCTCTCTCTTCTATGGAGTTGTGACGCCTATGCTCAATCCCCTCATCTACAGTTTGAGGAACAAAGACGTGAAGGCAGCTGTGAAGAATATACTCTGTCAGAAATGCTTCTCAGGGGGAAAGTGa